A window of the Streptomyces sp. NBC_00454 genome harbors these coding sequences:
- a CDS encoding acetolactate synthase large subunit has product MPMTEQATGAHHPQPRARNGGHQSAAVEHVTGAQSLIRSLEEVGCDTVFGIPGGAILPAYDPMMDSKKVRHILVRHEQGAGHAATGYAQATGKVGVCMATSGPGATNLVTPIADAHMDSVPLVAITGQVSSKAIGTDAFQEADIVGITMPITKHNFLVTRAEDIPRTIAEAFHIASTGRPGPVLVDIAKDALQAKTTFSWPPTQDLPGYRPVTKPHAKQIREAAKLICQAKRPVLYVGGGVMKSGATAELKVLAELTGVPVTTTLMALGSFPDSHPLHVGMPGMHGAVTAVTALQKSDLLIALGTRFDDRVTGKLDSFAPFAKIIHADIDPAEIGKNRAVDVPIVGDAREVIADLIQAVQAEHTEGNAGDYSAWWKDLSRWRDTYPLGYEKPSEDMLSPQQVIERIGQLAPAHTIYAAGVGQHQMWASHFVKYEEPRTWLNSGGAGTMGYAVPAAMGAKVGMPDRTVWAIDGDGCFQMTNQELVTCALNNIPIKVAIINNGALGMVRQWQTLFYNQRYSNTVLHADETGQDTAVGSQLGESSAPRKGTRVPDFVKLSEAMGCVALRCEDPADLDRVIAEANAINDRPVVIDFIVHEDAMVWPMVAAGTSNDEVMAARGVRPDFGDNEDD; this is encoded by the coding sequence ATGCCGATGACCGAGCAGGCCACCGGGGCCCACCATCCGCAGCCGCGGGCCCGTAACGGCGGACACCAGTCCGCTGCAGTTGAGCACGTCACGGGTGCGCAGTCCCTCATCCGCTCTCTCGAAGAGGTGGGGTGCGACACCGTTTTCGGGATCCCGGGCGGCGCCATCCTCCCGGCGTACGACCCGATGATGGACTCCAAGAAGGTCCGTCACATCCTGGTCCGCCATGAGCAGGGGGCCGGCCACGCTGCCACCGGTTATGCGCAGGCCACGGGCAAGGTCGGCGTGTGTATGGCCACGTCGGGTCCGGGTGCCACCAACCTGGTCACCCCGATCGCCGACGCGCACATGGACTCCGTCCCGCTCGTCGCGATCACCGGGCAGGTCTCCTCGAAGGCGATCGGTACGGACGCGTTCCAGGAGGCGGACATCGTGGGCATCACGATGCCGATCACGAAGCACAACTTCCTGGTGACCAGGGCCGAGGACATTCCGCGGACGATCGCGGAGGCTTTCCACATCGCCTCGACGGGCCGTCCCGGTCCGGTCCTGGTCGACATCGCGAAGGATGCCCTGCAGGCGAAGACCACGTTCTCGTGGCCGCCCACGCAGGATCTCCCGGGTTACCGTCCGGTGACCAAGCCGCACGCGAAGCAGATCCGTGAGGCCGCGAAGCTGATCTGTCAGGCCAAGCGCCCGGTCCTGTATGTCGGTGGCGGCGTCATGAAGTCCGGTGCGACGGCTGAGCTGAAGGTCCTGGCCGAGCTGACCGGGGTCCCGGTCACCACCACGCTGATGGCGCTGGGTTCCTTCCCCGACAGCCACCCGCTGCACGTGGGCATGCCGGGCATGCACGGTGCGGTGACCGCGGTGACGGCGCTGCAGAAGTCGGACCTGCTGATCGCGCTGGGCACCCGCTTCGACGACCGCGTCACGGGCAAGCTGGACAGCTTCGCCCCGTTCGCGAAGATCATCCACGCGGACATCGACCCGGCCGAGATCGGTAAGAACCGTGCGGTGGACGTCCCGATCGTCGGTGACGCCCGCGAGGTCATCGCCGACCTGATCCAGGCCGTCCAGGCCGAGCACACCGAGGGCAACGCCGGCGACTACTCCGCCTGGTGGAAGGACCTCAGCCGCTGGCGCGACACGTACCCGCTGGGCTACGAGAAGCCCTCCGAGGACATGCTGTCCCCGCAGCAGGTCATCGAGCGGATCGGCCAGCTGGCCCCCGCGCACACCATCTACGCGGCCGGCGTCGGCCAGCACCAGATGTGGGCCTCACACTTCGTCAAGTACGAGGAGCCCCGCACCTGGCTGAACTCAGGCGGTGCCGGGACCATGGGTTACGCGGTTCCGGCCGCGATGGGTGCCAAGGTCGGCATGCCGGACCGTACGGTCTGGGCGATCGATGGTGACGGTTGTTTCCAGATGACCAATCAGGAGCTGGTCACCTGTGCGCTGAACAACATCCCGATCAAGGTCGCGATCATCAACAACGGTGCCCTGGGAATGGTCCGCCAGTGGCAGACCCTGTTCTACAACCAGCGGTACTCCAACACCGTGCTGCACGCGGACGAGACCGGCCAGGACACGGCGGTCGGCTCCCAGCTCGGCGAGTCCAGCGCCCCCCGCAAGGGCACCCGCGTCCCGGACTTCGTCAAGCTGTCCGAGGCCATGGGCTGCGTGGCGCTGCGGTGCGAGGACCCGGCCGACCTGGACCGGGTCATCGCCGAGGCCAACGCGATCAACGACCGCCCGGTGGTGATCGACTTCATCGTCCACGAGGACGCCATGGTGTGGCCGATGGTCGCCGCCGGCACCTCGAACGACGAGGTCATGGCCGCCCGGGGCGTCCGTCCCGACTTCGGCGACAACGAAGACGACTGA
- a CDS encoding TetR/AcrR family transcriptional regulator, which produces MGHREDLLEGAKECLVEKGFVRTTARDIVKASGANLASIGYHYGSKDALLTQAFIALVEEWGDRFTAGVTGEGGSLERFRSVWDGVHAGHEKSGPIWAASMEVALTRERLPELRALLAASQGEGRKGLVSMFTGVPEEQVTEDELRTTGAFYQALLNGFMLQWLFDPESAASPAELTEGMRRAAEAMAKAPAAEAAAAKPDAG; this is translated from the coding sequence ATGGGACATCGCGAAGATCTGCTGGAAGGCGCCAAGGAGTGCCTGGTCGAGAAGGGTTTCGTGCGCACGACCGCACGCGACATCGTCAAGGCCTCGGGCGCGAATCTGGCCTCCATCGGCTATCACTACGGCTCCAAGGACGCGCTCCTGACGCAGGCGTTCATCGCCTTGGTCGAGGAGTGGGGCGACCGGTTCACGGCCGGTGTGACCGGTGAGGGCGGCTCGCTGGAGCGCTTCCGTTCCGTGTGGGACGGCGTGCACGCCGGGCACGAGAAGTCGGGCCCGATCTGGGCGGCCAGCATGGAGGTCGCACTGACCCGGGAGCGGCTGCCGGAGCTGCGGGCGCTGCTCGCCGCCTCGCAGGGGGAGGGGCGCAAGGGGCTGGTCTCGATGTTCACCGGCGTGCCCGAGGAGCAGGTGACCGAGGACGAGCTGCGGACGACCGGCGCCTTCTACCAGGCCCTGCTCAACGGGTTCATGCTCCAGTGGCTCTTCGACCCGGAGTCGGCCGCGAGCCCGGCGGAGCTGACCGAGGGGATGCGGCGGGCGGCGGAGGCGATGGCGAAGGCGCCGGCGGCCGAGGCGGCCGCGGCGAAGCCGGACGCGGGCTGA
- the ilvN gene encoding acetolactate synthase small subunit: protein MSKHTLSVLVENTPGILARIAALFSRRGFNIDSLAVGVTEHPDISRITIVVNVEDLPLEQVTKQLNKLVNVLKIVELEQHNAIERELVLVKVRADNETRSQIVEIVQLFRAKTVDVSPEAVTIEATGGTDKLGAMLKMLEPFGIKELVQSGTIAIGRGGRSITDRSLRALDRSA, encoded by the coding sequence ATGTCCAAGCACACGCTCTCCGTCCTGGTCGAGAACACGCCCGGCATCCTCGCCCGGATCGCCGCGCTGTTCTCCCGCCGCGGGTTCAACATCGATTCCCTCGCGGTCGGTGTCACCGAGCACCCCGACATCTCGCGCATCACCATCGTCGTGAACGTCGAGGACCTCCCGCTGGAGCAGGTGACCAAGCAGCTCAACAAGCTGGTCAACGTGCTCAAGATCGTCGAGCTGGAGCAGCACAACGCCATCGAGCGCGAACTCGTTCTGGTGAAGGTCCGCGCCGACAACGAAACGCGCTCGCAGATCGTCGAGATCGTCCAGCTGTTCCGCGCCAAGACCGTCGACGTCTCCCCGGAGGCCGTCACCATCGAGGCCACCGGCGGCACCGACAAGCTGGGCGCGATGCTCAAGATGCTGGAGCCCTTCGGCATCAAGGAGCTCGTCCAGTCCGGCACGATCGCCATAGGGCGCGGCGGCCGGTCCATCACGGACCGCAGCCTGCGCGCGCTCGACCGCAGCGCCTGA
- the ilvC gene encoding ketol-acid reductoisomerase, translating into MAELFYENDADLSIIQNRKVAVIGYGSQGHAHALSLRDSGVDVVVGLHEGSKSKAKAEEQGLKVLPVAEAAAWANVIMILTPDPLQAEIYTESIEQHLNEGDALFFGHGFNVRYGFIAPPANVDVALVAPKGPGHLVRRQYEEGRGVPCIAAVEQDFTGSAFQLALSYAAGIGGTRAGVIKTTFTEETETDLFGEQAVLCGGASALVKAGFETLTEAGYQPEIAYFECLHELKLIVDLMYEGGLEKMRWSVSETAEWGDYITGPRIITDATKAEMKKVLAEIQNGEFANTWMAEYKAGLPKYNEYKKADEAHLLETTGKKLRKLMSWVDNDES; encoded by the coding sequence GTGGCCGAGCTGTTCTACGAGAACGACGCCGACCTGTCCATCATCCAGAACCGCAAGGTCGCGGTCATCGGTTACGGCAGCCAGGGTCACGCCCACGCGCTGTCGCTCCGCGACTCGGGCGTCGACGTCGTCGTCGGTCTGCACGAGGGCTCCAAGTCCAAGGCCAAGGCCGAGGAGCAGGGTCTGAAGGTCCTGCCCGTCGCCGAGGCGGCCGCCTGGGCGAACGTCATCATGATCCTGACGCCGGACCCGCTCCAGGCCGAGATCTACACCGAGTCGATCGAGCAGCACCTGAACGAGGGCGACGCGCTCTTCTTCGGTCACGGCTTCAACGTGCGTTACGGCTTCATCGCGCCCCCGGCCAACGTGGACGTGGCCCTCGTCGCGCCGAAGGGCCCGGGTCACCTGGTCCGCCGTCAGTACGAGGAAGGCCGCGGCGTGCCCTGCATCGCCGCCGTCGAGCAGGACTTCACCGGCTCCGCGTTCCAGCTCGCGCTCTCCTACGCGGCCGGTATCGGCGGTACCCGTGCGGGTGTCATCAAGACCACCTTCACCGAGGAGACCGAGACCGACCTGTTCGGTGAGCAGGCCGTTCTCTGCGGTGGCGCTTCGGCTCTGGTCAAGGCCGGTTTCGAGACCCTGACCGAGGCCGGCTACCAGCCGGAGATCGCGTACTTCGAGTGCCTGCACGAGCTGAAGCTCATCGTGGACCTGATGTACGAAGGCGGCCTGGAGAAGATGCGCTGGTCGGTCTCCGAGACCGCCGAGTGGGGCGACTACATCACCGGTCCCCGGATCATCACGGACGCCACCAAGGCCGAGATGAAGAAGGTCCTCGCGGAGATCCAGAACGGCGAGTTCGCCAACACCTGGATGGCCGAGTACAAGGCCGGTCTGCCGAAGTACAACGAGTACAAGAAGGCCGACGAGGCCCACCTCCTCGAGACCACCGGCAAGAAGCTCCGCAAGCTGATGAGCTGGGTCGACAACGACGAGAGCTGA
- a CDS encoding MFS transporter — protein MTNPAARLAGRREWIAFTVLVLPLLLVSMDVSVLYFAIPAITRELDPSSTQQLWIFDSYAFALSGLLITMGSLGDRIGRRKLLLIGAAAFGLASVAAAYASSAEMLIAARVLLGIGGATLMPSTLALVRNLFQDDKQRGKAIAIWSGAMTGGIALGSVLSGVMLNHFWWGSVFLINVPAMLLLLALVPVLVPEFKDPAPGRFDLLSVPLSMAAVLPVVYGLKEIAAEGFSPLYAACIAAGLAFGYAFLRRQRTRDDAMVSRALFRVRGFGAGIGLNTIAAFAMMGSAYFNTQYLQSVLGMGTLEAALWSLAPSVLIGAAAPVSAVLAQKTDRAYVIAGGFVLAAAGFALISLVGTDSLWLLLTGAGVLASGIVTVMSLVSDMALGAAPAEKASSAASLLETGQEFGGALGMAVLGSLGTAVYRSDLADSEPAVRETLGGAVAAAQQLGGAPGGQVLTLAREAFVHGMQYAAWGGTVLLLAAAVLATVLLRGRGAPAPAGAERAEAGEALAH, from the coding sequence ATGACGAACCCCGCAGCACGTCTCGCCGGTCGCCGGGAATGGATCGCCTTCACCGTTCTCGTGCTCCCCCTGCTCCTGGTCTCGATGGACGTCTCCGTCCTCTACTTCGCCATCCCGGCCATCACCCGGGAGCTCGACCCCAGCTCCACCCAGCAGCTCTGGATCTTCGACAGCTACGCCTTCGCCCTCTCCGGCCTGCTGATCACGATGGGCTCGCTCGGGGACCGGATCGGCCGCCGCAAGCTCCTGCTGATCGGCGCGGCGGCCTTCGGACTCGCCTCCGTCGCCGCGGCCTACGCCTCCAGCGCCGAAATGCTCATCGCGGCCCGCGTCCTGCTCGGCATCGGCGGCGCGACCCTGATGCCCTCCACGCTCGCCCTGGTGCGCAACCTCTTCCAGGACGACAAGCAGCGCGGCAAGGCCATCGCCATCTGGTCCGGCGCCATGACCGGCGGCATCGCGCTGGGCTCGGTGCTGAGCGGCGTGATGCTGAACCACTTCTGGTGGGGCTCCGTCTTCCTGATCAACGTGCCCGCGATGCTGCTCCTGCTCGCCCTGGTCCCGGTCCTGGTCCCCGAGTTCAAGGACCCGGCCCCCGGCCGCTTCGACCTGCTGAGCGTGCCCCTGTCCATGGCCGCCGTACTGCCGGTGGTCTACGGCCTCAAGGAGATCGCCGCCGAGGGCTTCAGCCCGCTCTACGCCGCCTGCATCGCCGCCGGCCTGGCCTTCGGATACGCCTTCCTCCGCCGCCAGCGCACCCGTGACGACGCCATGGTCTCCCGGGCCCTCTTCCGGGTCCGCGGCTTCGGCGCCGGCATCGGCCTGAACACCATCGCCGCCTTCGCCATGATGGGCTCGGCCTACTTCAACACCCAGTACCTGCAGTCGGTGCTCGGCATGGGAACGCTCGAAGCCGCCCTCTGGAGCCTGGCGCCGTCCGTCCTCATCGGCGCCGCCGCCCCGGTCAGCGCCGTGCTCGCCCAGAAGACCGACCGGGCCTACGTCATCGCCGGCGGCTTCGTCCTCGCCGCCGCCGGGTTCGCCCTGATCAGCCTGGTCGGCACGGACTCCCTGTGGCTGCTGCTGACCGGCGCCGGCGTCCTGGCCAGCGGCATCGTCACCGTGATGTCCCTGGTCTCCGACATGGCGCTCGGCGCCGCCCCCGCCGAGAAGGCCAGCTCCGCCGCCTCCCTGCTGGAGACCGGCCAGGAGTTCGGCGGCGCCCTCGGGATGGCCGTCCTGGGCAGCCTCGGCACCGCCGTCTACCGCTCGGACCTCGCGGACTCCGAGCCCGCCGTACGGGAGACCCTGGGCGGAGCCGTCGCCGCGGCGCAGCAGCTCGGCGGCGCACCGGGCGGACAGGTCCTGACCCTGGCCCGCGAGGCCTTCGTCCACGGAATGCAGTACGCGGCCTGGGGCGGTACGGTCCTGCTCCTCGCGGCGGCGGTGCTCGCCACGGTCCTGCTGCGGGGCCGCGGAGCACCCGCCCCGGCCGGGGCGGAGCGGGCGGAGGCGGGCGAAGCGCTCGCGCACTGA
- the serA gene encoding phosphoglycerate dehydrogenase yields the protein MSSKPVVLIAEELSPATVEALGPDFEIRHCNGADRAELLPAIVDVDAILVRSATKVDAEAIAAAKKLRVVARAGVGLDNVDVSAATKAGVMVVNAPTSNIVTAAELACGLLVATARHIPQANTALKNGEWKRNKYTGVELSEKTLGVVGLGRIGVLVAQRMSAFGMKIVAYDPYVQPARAAQMGVKMLTLDELLEVADFITVHLPKTPETLGLIGDEALHKVKPSVRIVNAARGGIVDEAALYSAIKEGRVAGAGLDVYAKEPCTDSPLFELDQVVCTPHLGASTDEAQEKAGVSVAKSVRLALAGELVPDAVNVQGGVIAEDVRPGLPLAEKLGRIFTALAGEVAVRLDVEVCGEITQHDVKVLELSALKGVFEDVVDETVSYVNAPLFAQERGVEVRLTTSSESPDHRNVVTVRGTLSDGQEVSVSGTLVGPKHLQKIVGIGEYDVDLALADHMVVLRYTDRPGVVGAVGRILGEAGLNIAGMQVARAEEGGEALAVLTVDAEAPANVLADIATEIGAVSARTVSLG from the coding sequence GTGAGCTCGAAACCTGTCGTACTCATTGCCGAAGAGCTGTCGCCGGCGACCGTCGAGGCGCTCGGCCCGGATTTCGAGATCCGGCACTGCAACGGCGCCGACCGCGCTGAGCTGCTCCCCGCGATCGTGGACGTGGACGCCATCCTGGTCCGCTCCGCGACCAAGGTCGACGCCGAGGCCATCGCCGCCGCGAAGAAGCTGAGGGTCGTCGCCCGCGCCGGAGTCGGTCTGGACAACGTAGACGTCTCCGCCGCCACCAAGGCCGGCGTGATGGTCGTGAACGCCCCGACCTCCAACATCGTCACCGCCGCCGAGCTGGCCTGTGGCCTCCTCGTCGCCACCGCGCGCCACATTCCGCAGGCCAACACCGCGCTGAAGAACGGCGAGTGGAAGCGGAACAAGTACACGGGCGTCGAGCTCAGCGAGAAGACCCTCGGTGTCGTCGGCCTCGGCCGCATCGGCGTCCTGGTCGCCCAGCGCATGTCGGCCTTCGGCATGAAGATCGTCGCGTACGACCCCTACGTGCAGCCCGCGCGCGCCGCCCAGATGGGCGTCAAGATGCTGACGCTGGACGAGCTCCTCGAGGTCGCCGACTTCATCACCGTGCACCTGCCCAAGACCCCCGAGACCCTCGGTCTCATCGGGGACGAGGCCCTGCACAAGGTGAAGCCGTCCGTGCGCATCGTCAACGCCGCCCGCGGCGGGATCGTGGACGAGGCCGCGCTGTACTCGGCCATCAAGGAGGGCCGCGTCGCCGGCGCCGGCCTCGACGTGTACGCGAAGGAGCCCTGCACGGACTCCCCGCTGTTCGAGCTCGACCAGGTCGTCTGCACCCCGCACCTCGGCGCGTCCACGGACGAGGCCCAGGAGAAGGCCGGTGTCTCGGTCGCCAAGTCGGTGCGCCTCGCGCTCGCCGGCGAGCTCGTTCCGGACGCGGTCAACGTCCAGGGCGGCGTCATCGCCGAGGACGTCCGTCCGGGCCTGCCGCTCGCCGAGAAGCTCGGCCGCATCTTCACCGCGCTGGCGGGCGAGGTCGCGGTCCGTCTCGACGTCGAGGTTTGCGGCGAGATCACCCAGCACGACGTCAAGGTGCTCGAACTCTCCGCGCTCAAGGGTGTTTTCGAGGACGTCGTCGACGAGACGGTCTCCTACGTCAACGCCCCGCTGTTCGCGCAGGAGCGCGGCGTCGAGGTCCGTCTGACCACCTCCTCGGAGTCCCCGGACCACCGCAACGTGGTGACCGTCCGCGGCACCCTGTCGGACGGCCAGGAGGTGTCGGTCTCCGGCACGCTCGTGGGCCCGAAGCACCTTCAGAAGATCGTCGGCATCGGCGAGTACGACGTGGACCTGGCGCTCGCCGACCACATGGTCGTCCTGCGCTACACCGACCGCCCGGGCGTGGTCGGCGCTGTCGGCCGCATCCTCGGTGAGGCCGGCCTGAACATCGCGGGCATGCAGGTCGCCCGCGCCGAGGAGGGCGGCGAGGCCCTCGCGGTCCTCACGGTCGACGCCGAGGCTCCGGCGAACGTGCTCGCGGACATCGCCACCGAGATCGGCGCCGTCTCGGCACGCACGGTCAGCCTCGGCTGA